CCCTAATATTTGAAGTTTATCGCCATACGGACAACAAAATGTGGCTTGGATTTACTGAATTTGCGGAGCAGCTGCTGGAAGAAGAGAGGTCAATGATGGACACTATGGAAATGGACAGGGTTAATAAGGTTCgaaaattgttgatgatttcgaaagaaaagaagattccCCTGAGTAAAATTTATCATAACAGGTTGTTATTTGGAATTCCTGAAGATTTCAGGGACCGGGTTGCCAAATACCCCGATTATTTTCGTACTGTTgtggaaaatgatggaaaaagggtTCTTGAATTGGTTAAGTGGGATCCGATCTTAGCTGTGAGTGAATTAGAGAGACAGTTTATTGGTAACGAGGATAAGGTTATGAAAGCATTTAAATTTCCTATAAAGTATGGGAAAGATTTGGGTTTTGATGAAATTGATACGAGAAAGCTTAACTTGCTGAACACTTTGCCTTTGGTATCGCCATATAGCGACGGGTGGAAGTTGGATATGTGGAGTTTGGAGGCTGAGAAGTATAGGTTAGGGATTGCGCATGAATTTTTGAGTTTGACATTGGAGAAAAGGGCAAGTATACATCATATTGTGGAGTTCAAGGAGGAGTTTAGCTTGACTAGGCGAACATACGAGATGCTAAAGAAGCAGCCTCGGACATTTTATTTGGCGGGGACAGAGATGAATTGGGCGGTGTTTTTGAAGGATGCTTATGATGAAAATGGAGCTTTGATTGATAAGGATCCACAGTTGGTTTTTAATGAGAAGTTGTTTAAGTTTGCACAAATGCAGGAAGGGGAAGTAGTTTCTGGCGCTGGTGAGAAATAATGTGAATATTGACATTTTCAGAATTGAAAGGAAAGAGAGAGCTTTGATTGATAAGGATCCACGGTTGGTTCTTAATGagaatttgtttaagtttgcACAAATGCAGAAAGGGAAAGCGGTTCCTGGCGCTGGTGAGAAATAATGTGAATGTTGACATTTTCAGAAGTGAAAGAAGAGAGATTTAAGTGAATCAAGGTCAGTCCTCTGTTGTCACAAGTGATTTCAACAGAGCAATTCTGGTACTTTGCTACCAACTGGCTAGTTTGTTCAGAAATGGCCCTtgatattgaaaacaaaatgagtTCATTCTAGAACCCGCATTGGGTACTGTGATTATCCATATGTGTCTTCCTTTTTTCTAGTGCAATGTGATAGCAGCAGTCACTTGCGGTTGTTACTGATGATTGCATTGTGAGGTGCAGTCGCATCATGTATGTGAAGAAATTCA
This is a stretch of genomic DNA from Mangifera indica cultivar Alphonso chromosome 11, CATAS_Mindica_2.1, whole genome shotgun sequence. It encodes these proteins:
- the LOC123229033 gene encoding protein WHAT'S THIS FACTOR 1 homolog, chloroplastic-like, with protein sequence MAWRLFVSKTLNLIFPHSLPNSNSLKISPFSTSFLVTKLPKKLRKKRKKPSPRTRPIQTDSVRVPHFESILNRDSYFKFLIKTKEFLSKQPERILRLDDAGKFHRELGFPRGRKVIKSIQRHPLIFEVYRHTDNKMWLGFTEFAEQLLEEERSMMDTMEMDRVNKVRKLLMISKEKKIPLSKIYHNRLLFGIPEDFRDRVAKYPDYFRTVVENDGKRVLELVKWDPILAVSELERQFIGNEDKVMKAFKFPIKYGKDLGFDEIDTRKLNLLNTLPLVSPYSDGWKLDMWSLEAEKYRLGIAHEFLSLTLEKRASIHHIVEFKEEFSLTRRTYEMLKKQPRTFYLAGTEMNWAVFLKDAYDENGALIDKDPQLVFNEKLFKFAQMQEGEVVSGAGEK